In Candidatus Afararchaeum irisae, the genomic window ATCCGACGCCTCTCTAGTCTCCGCCGTCTCTTCCACGATACCCGTCTCCTTATCCGAGGCTCTGTCTCTGGGAGTCTCTGCCGTCGTTCTCCATCTCACAGGTGTCTTCGGAGACGTAGCCAAGCGGCTCCGTCTGAGGCTTCAGATCACGTCGACACGGAGCCACGAAGCACGGTCGCGCACAGTCTCGACCGCAAGACGGCGTGCTGAGGCGGCTATCTCACGTAGACATGGTCGGAGACGGCGTGGCGAGACCTTCCGTGACTACGTCGAGAGGACTCTCGGGGAGGGCGAACTGTCCGGGCTTATAGAGGCACACGAGAGGTCAGCCTACTCCGACGGTGTCTCGGCTTCCGACGTTAAGGCGGCGGTAGACGACGCCGACTCTACAGTACGTCAGACTAAACGTCTCGGCTTCGCTGTCAGTCTCAGATCGCCTCTCGACTACATCCGGGACAAGTTACAAGTTAGTCAACTGTGATTCTCAGACGGGGTCTCTAAGACCCCAGGAAGGAGGGCACGTGGTGCCAATTCTTTGGCTCCACAACGACACAGACGCAGGGACTGAATAAATACTTTCTGTTAATTTTGACCTGAAAAAAGTAAGACGGACGTATGACAACTTAAACCTAAGCTTGATACTTCTGGGCATCGAATACGTGACATGGAACAGGAGACAGACGAGAGACGTCTGGATCTAATTGAGACTTCTACGACCGCCGACAGACCTCCGTCACACGACGCCTTCTCGCTCTCGGTCGCCTTCGACGACTCGGGTGACTTCGTTCTCGTCAGGAACTCTGACGACGACAGGGGATGGGAGATACCCGGCGGAAAGGTTGAGGACGGAGAGACCTACGCCGACGCGGCGGCGAGGGAGTTCGAGGAGGAGACGGGGCACGAACTCGTCGACCCCGATCCTTTCGCCGTCATAGAAGAGACCTACGACGTCGAGGGAGAAGACCACGTCGTCGAGGGAAGGGTCTTCGTCGGTGAGATGGGCGACGAGATGCGTGAGACCGACGACGAGGTCGACGCAGTCAAGCTTTTCGGCTCCCTACCCGACGACGACGATCTGACACATATTACCTTCACGTACTCGACCTTCGAGACCCTTGTCTCACTCGGACGCGAAGCCCGAGAGCGCAAGAACCATTAGACGCGCGACTCAGTCTGTAGTATGGCAGCCGATTTCGACAACGTAGAAGTACCAGAAGACGGAGAGGTCATACAGGTCGAGGACGAAGACCTCGTAGTCCCCGACAGTCCGATAGTTCCCTACATCACGGGAGACGGCATAGGACAGGACGTCTCGCCCGCTGCGAGGAAGGTTCTCGACGCC contains:
- a CDS encoding NUDIX hydrolase, which produces MEQETDERRLDLIETSTTADRPPSHDAFSLSVAFDDSGDFVLVRNSDDDRGWEIPGGKVEDGETYADAAAREFEEETGHELVDPDPFAVIEETYDVEGEDHVVEGRVFVGEMGDEMRETDDEVDAVKLFGSLPDDDDLTHITFTYSTFETLVSLGREARERKNH